CAAGTAATTACTTGAGCCTCAGTTACTGAATCAGTTACTTAACCAGTAGCTACTTGAGTCTGGAATAGATCCGAAAATATATTCTATTGGAGAATATACATCCGATCTGGAACATGAGTTTTAAAAACTGTGTTTACGACCCTTCCTGTGCGGTATCATATCCTGAATTAACGACAGTTTCTTTTATACTGGAATTCTTGTCTATTACTACTTCAGGCCAGATCTTAACTCCCGAGTGTACTGTAGAGTGACTTCCGATGGTTGTTCTGTGCCCGATTACTGTTCCATTCTCAATGCTGCACTTTTCTCCGATTATTGTTTCGTCGGCAACAACAGCTCCCGAGATATTGGAACCTTTTCCTATGAAGACACCATCAAAAAGATAGGATGAGAGAATTCTTGCGTTATCTTCGATAGTGCAGTTTGCACCTATCACGCTATAAGGTCCTATAAGGACATTGTCGCCGATTATGGTGTTTTCTCCTATGACAATCGGTCCTACAAGGGACGAATTCGAGCCTATGCATACATTGTTTCCTATGGATAAAGGACCACGTATCCTTGCGTTTCTTGTTGTAAAGTTTCCTTCTATAGTGGTTCCGGGAAGAGCATCAAGCATCCAGCGCTGGGCCTGCCTGTAAGCCGCGGAACTCCCTACATCAGTCCATTTTCCCCGGACAAGCACACCATTAATTTTTTCATCTGCTGCAAGCATGGCTGGGAAGAGATCCTTTGCAAAGTCATATTTTTTATTTTCGGGAATCCAGTCAAAGACTTCGGGGCTACATATGTAAATTCCCGTACTTGCGAGATTGCTGAAAATCTGCCCGGACTTGGGTTTTTCGAGGAAGCGGTGGATCCGGTTGTTTATGTCCATGTCTGCAATCCCGAACTCTCTGGGATCGTCAATGGAAAGAAGCCCCATGGTCACTATCGCGTCATTTGCCTCATGAAAACGGTACATCTCCCTGAGGTCAAGGTTAAGTACGTGGTCTCCCCCAAGCACGATAAAAGGCTCATTTTTCAAATACTGTTCTGCATTTTTAACCCCGCCTGCAGTCCCCATCTTTTCTTTTTCATACACATAATCTATGTGTACTCCGAAAATATGCCCGTCTCCGAGCTGTTCTTCTATGCGTTCTCCCATGTACCCCAGAGTTATAACAATTTCATTGAACCCTTCTCTTGAAAGGTGCTCTATCAGGTGCCGGACTGACGGTTTATTGAGAATCGGTATGCTCGGTTTCGGGTGTTTGAAGGTCAGCGGTCTGAGTCTTGTCCCTGTGCCTCCGCACATGATACATGCTTTCATATTTTTTCCCAACGTTGTTCCATGAATATATTGTTAACGATCTGTTCTTCGAATTTTAAGGTTTATTGATGACGATTATTCAGAGTGAGGTTTCCTTTGCCTGTATTCGGTAATACCTTATTTCAGAGTAATACCTTACTTCAGGGTAATATCTTCTTTTCTTTCCACTTTTATCTCTTTTTTTCCCTCATATTCAGAAATCTTACCTTTTATGCTTATGAAATCCCCCTCATTGATTGAGCCGCTCAGGGCTTCAGCCCCGGCTGTCTTCGGGATAAACACGCTAAGGACTTCTGAGTCAAAGTCCACTTCTAAAAGCAAGTGATCTCCGGTGTACGTAAATCGCTTACTTAAAACCTCTGCATCAAGAGTTACTTTTTCCCCAACTTCGGATTCGTGGGTGTACTGCAGGGCTTCTCCCCCCGGACTTTGTCCGGCTCCTGCAAGGTCGGACCCGAAAAATAAGTACGCTGTTGAAAGAGAGGATAATGCCATAACAAGCAGAACCACCACGATTTTCTCTTCCTTTTCCATCTTTCACCACTCCAGTCTGTGAATCCTGAAACTAACCTATATTAGAAGTTTCTGAAGATAAATCTATTTCAGGAACTGGCATGGATCATTTAGATAAAATATATTTCAGACCGGTCATATTTCTTCAACATAGCTGTGTTTCAAGATAAGAGTCGAGGCCTTATATTTCAGGTTTGCTCACAATGGAGACAAGTTTTATTTCAAGGATCAGGGTTTTGCCTGCAAGCTCATGATTGAAGTCAAGGATTGCGCAGGTTTCCGTGGAATCAAGTACTTTAACTTCTTTTCCTCCGGGAGTTATGATTCTTTCTCCTGCTTCCGGAGGTTCACTGAGTTCAAGTCTTAAAAGAGGAATTTTCTGAACCAGATAATCTTTATATTCTCCGTAGGCTTCTTCAGGTGCGATTTTAAGGATTTTTTCTTCTCCTTCCCGCATTCCAAGAATCCCGGTATCCATACCTTTTATTACCTGGCGGGCGTCTGTCCTGAAAAAAAAAGGTCTGTATTCTTTTTCCTCGCTGTATATTCCAGCTTCAAGAGCTTTTTCTTTTACGGTTGTGTCGAATATCGTTCCATCCTCAAATTTCCCAGTATAATCAATAAGGATATAGTCTCCCTTTTTTACGGTACGAGGGTTCTCCATTATCCCTTCTCCTGTTCATTTTTTTCTTTACAGGTTTTCCGACACGCCTGAATCTTTTCCTGGCTGCCAGAAGGATGCATCTTTTTAAAGAAATGTAAGCCGGATTTTAAACCGGTTTAACTTGCCCAGAATTCTTCATTCGATTGATACAAGCTTTATATCGAAAACAAGAGTCTTTCCTGCGAGTTCGTGATTAGCATCAAAGGTAACATGTGTTTCATTTACGGCAATGACTCTGAACTGGCTCCCGTATATACTACTATATACCTGCCCTACTTCAGGTTTTTCTGACATGTTAAGTTCCTCAAGCGGAACTGCCTGAACCTGTGCTTCATCGTATTCTCCGTAAGCTTCTTCAGGAGGGAGTGTAACAGTTTTTTCTTCTCCTACTCTCATCCCGATTACAGCTTCGTCAAAACCGCTAATCATCTGACCTGCACCAACTGTAAAGGTGAGGGGGATGTAATTTCTTTCCTGAACGTATATGCCTTCTTTCTCTGCGGTCTCTTTTATTGAAGTGTCAAAGACCATGCCGTTTTCTAACTTTCCCACGTAGTCTACTTTGACTGTATCTCCTGACCTTACAGCCCTGCCTTCTCCGCTTCCGTTATCCGTGCATCCGCTTCCAAGGACAATACTCCCCAGAAGCAGTATTGTCAGGAAATAAATCAATCCCTTCCCGACCCTCATTTTTTCATGCCTCCACTGAAACGACCTTTACTTTGAATATAAGAGTCTTGCCTGCAAGTGCATGATTGAAGTCCACAACGAAATTTTCCTCCCCTACTTCCGTAATGGTTCCCCTGAGCCCGGTCTCCGTTGCCAGCTGCATTCCTACTTCCGGAGTAAAATCAACAGCATCACGCGGGAGTTCCCTTGCATACTCTTCCATATATTCGCCGTATGCGTCCTCTGGAGGAATTTTTAGAGTTTTTTCTTCTCCAACCTCCATTCCGACTACACCCTCGTCAAAACCTTTAATCATTTGGCCGGCTCCTACGGTAAATACAAGAGGTTTGTAGTCTCTCATTTCGTTATATATCCCTGCCTCCATGGCTACTTCTTTTTCCGATGTGTCGAATACTGTGCCGTCTTCCAGTTTACCTACATAATCAACGGAAACGGCATCTCCTTTTTCGGCTTTTTTATTCGAATTTTTTATTATATCCTCAGTCATATCAATCAATATGACAAAACGAAAGCATGTTAGATAAACGTACTGATAAAAAAGGCACTGGAAATCGGTTAAAAATAGGCTCCCGTAAGTAAGAAATGCAGGAATCCTTAAATCTCACTTTTTAGGTTTTTATTCCGAATCTCGATTTCTGTCAGTTTTCTCTGTCAGCTATCCTTTCCAAATTCTTTTCTCTTTTCAAACTGCTTTTTTATCATGTTTCATGTCCTTCAGGTCTTTCCTTACTCTCTTTAAGTTCTTTTTGATATTCAATATATGAGTAAACAACAGTAATCCCGGCTATAGCGATTGCTGGTACGAGAATAAAGTAGATTGCAAGTTCCGGGAAAAAAGCTCCAAAGACTGCTACTATTCCTGCGATCTTGAACAATTTACCCCCAAGCCGATTAGTCCTTTTCCACACTCTGTCGCTGCTCAGGGTCCAGGGTGTCCTGATGCCGATGAACCAGTTCCTCTCTGCATTTTCCGTAAGAATCCCTATATAATAGAACAGAAGCCCTATCCCCACAGGAAGTATTGCATTGGGGCTGATCTGAACTCCTGCGTTCCAGAGGAGTATCTGGAGATGGACTGCGATCATAAACAGGATCAGTATCACTATAAACCCGTCATAATATTTTCTGAATTTTTCTATGTTTTCTTTCTTCGGGTCAATTCTCGGAATTATCAGGAACATAACTGCAAGGCTCGTAATTACCAGAGGCATGAAAAAGAGTCCCCAGAATTTCGACATATAACCATCTACTTCTCCCTGAGAGTTCCAGTGAGTTGCCATCTGTTCAGGTACCTGCGGGTAAAAGTAGATAGAAAGGAGAAAGGAAAGAAGGACCAGTCCTGTTATTGCGATTGTAAATTTTCGCATGTAAATTTTTTAGGTTTTTCAGATATTTAAAAACGTGGAATGCTTAAAAGTCTGACAATGCCTCTGGGGTGGCTACTGATCTTGCTAACCCTTTACTTTATATAAAGCTGGAAATGCCTGTTGACCTTTAGTTCTCTGAAAGTCTCAACCTGTTATGAGACACTTCTTCCGGACCTCATCCTGAGCCCTCCAACCAGCGCTGCAATTCCGCCTATCACAAGGGAAATCCCATATATCCAGGGCAGGACAACAGCCCCTGCCAGAGGGTTAATCAGCAGGAGTATTCCGAGAATGATTGTCAGGAGCCCAAGGACTGCCATTCCCAGTCCACCTCCTTTGAGTGCCCATACAACTCTGATTGCGCCGTATACAATACTCCAGATTCCAAGTATGATTACAAAAAATGCCAGAACAACAAAAGGACTCAGAGGGTATACGAATACCAGAAGTCCAATAAGAATGCCCATGATGCCGGAGAGAAGTTTCCATCCAAGATTCTCTCTATCTACCAGCAGTGAGAGGATTGAAAGAGCTCCTCCGAGAAGCCAGAATATTCCGAGTATTTGAACCAGGGTTATGGTAGTTTTCACGGGTGAAAATAGCAGAAACAAGCCTATAATAACGGCAAAAATCCCTTCAAGTACAATCAGCCACCAGGGGACTTGCAGGATCTCATATTCCACAACAACATGCTCTGCAGCTGTCTGTTCCATACATTTATCTCCCATTGCTTTAAGTAGCAAACTCGGTACTGTTGACTAGCCCGATGAAAAAGCACAGGTATCAAATACAGTATCGAAAACCCACTTTTACCTTAATTACGAAGCTACCTGACTCTCTATACATGGTGACCGGATAGAAAGGAAATTTCCCCCCAATACATTATATATCTAACATTATATAAATAAATGAGCATTTATTACTTTTATTATGTTTATGCTGTTGCAGTTTACAGATGAGCACATCTCATTCTGATCAGTGTTCCTTTTCAAAGTCTTCTGGAATTCTTCACCTTGATTTTCTGTATAGGAAGCCGAATACGCAACTCGAAAGATAAGATGAGTGAAAATTTGTTAATAATTTGAAAAGCGATTAACTTACTATTGGCAGATCATCTTAAAAATAACAACATTTCAGTAAAATAGGATAATATAGTTAATATTATATATTATCATCAATTTTGTAAAATCAATTAATTTTAAAACTCAAAGAGTATAGTTTAAGACGCTTTTATGCCTTTAAAGACGCGTCTCAGCCATATCAATGCATCTTACAGCATGAAAAAAACGGGAATCTATGACAACTATTGCTGTTGAAATGCTAAAAAATATCCAGGGGTTTTTCTTGTGTGGCAAATAAAAAAAGTACTATCAATTTTATTTACAATAGCTTTCGCTCTTCAAGCTCTCGCCGGCAGTGCGGCAGCTACAACGCTTTATGTTGACGGTGCCGGGACTGGAAACTACACGACTATCCAGGATGCGTTAAATAGCGCGATTAACGGAGATATTATAATGGTGAATCCCGGAACTTATCCCGGAGACATTACCGTTCCGGTATCAGATCTGGTTATTGTATCAAGCAGTCAATACAATGCCGTAATCAAAGCTACAGGGAGTGCTTTCAATCTGGATGCCAGTAATACTACAATCAGGAACTTTGACATAATAGGTCCAGGCAGTTCCTCAGGTTATACGGGCATTATGGACACTTCTTCCTTCTGTACTATCCAAAATAATAAAATTTCTAATTTTAGCACAGGCATTGGAGTTTCTACAGGTAATGAAGGCGGAAGCAGCTCGATTATTAGTAATGATATATTTGATTGCGGTATAGGAGTCTCACTCCAGTCCACTATTGATAATAAGTTAAATGGTAATAGAATTTCAAATTGTAGATTAGGAATAGATATAATTGATTCTTACGGCACTATTGTTTATAATAATAATTTTAACAATACCCGAAATGTACAACCTACGGACACCAGTTCCTGGAATACTACGAGAACATCTGGAAAAAACATTATTGGAGGCCCTTATCTTGGTGGAAATTACTGGGCAACACCTGCAGGAGATGGTTTTTCCCAGACTCATTCTGATGCTAACGGAGATGGCATAGCCGAGGAACCATTTAATATGAATGAGGCAAACATTGATTATCTGCCCCTGGTAACTCCCAGAACGGAGCCTTCACCGTCACTTCCTGTTGCTAATTTTCAGATAAATATCACCCGGGGTCCTGCTCCCCTTTCAGTCACCTTTACTGACCTTTCACAAAACGCGACATCGAGGAACTGGGACTTTGAAAATGACGGAAGGATTGACTCTACAGGCAAAACAGAGATCCACGTGTACACAGTTCCAGGAACCTATACAGTCAATCTTACTGCAGTAAATGGAAACGGAGCTGACTCAGAACTGGCTACAATAACTGTTACAGAAGCCAGTAACGATAATTCCGAGAAGAATGAAACTGAAGACAACGATGCCAGTGGAGACGGTGGAGATAGTGGAAGCAGCAGTGGAGGAAGCAGCCACAAGAGCAGCGGTGGAAGCAGCGGTGGAGGTGGAGGCGGTGGATCCCCTGAGCCTGCAAGAAACGTTGAAGTAAAAGAACTTTCTCAGGTCTTCATCACAAACGGCAAGGCTGTAAAGTTTGAATTCTCGAAGAATGCGACCTGCGTTGTGTATGTGGGTTTTGATGCAATCAAAAACGCAGGCAAGACCACAACCATTGTTGAGCAATTAAAAAATAAGTCTGCACTTGTTTCCGAACTGCCTGCCGGTGAGATTTACAAATCTTTTAATATCTGGGTAGGAAATAGCGGGTATGCAACATCAAAGAATATAGAAAACCCGGTAATCGGCTTCAAGGTTGAGAAGTCCTGGCTGAAGGATAAAAATGTAGATGAGGATTCAATCAACCTGAACAGATACGAGGACAAAACCTGGGTGCAATTGCCAGCCAATCTGACAGGAGAAGATAACATATATCTGTATTTCACGGCTGAAACTCCGGGATTTGCCTCCTTTGCCATAACAGGCAAGGCTATCTCGCAGGTTCAGGATGAAAATGATCAGATTTCTGCCGAAAATAGGTCTATTGGTGTGATTAATTCCGAAGAGAACGGGACTGAAGGATCCGAGCCCGATGAGGACAGTATGAACAGCAACACATTATTAAGCCTCGGAATCGTACTCGCGGCTCTGGCAATGGTCGGATTGGTGCTGAAGACTATGAAGAAATGAGACTGGAACGCTTCAGAGCGTCCCATTTTACAAATTTTTTGAGTAAATGTGTATATCTTCACGCCAGCCAGTAAATCGGTTTTTAATCCAAAGTCAATATAAATGCTCACGTGAGTTTATCTGGCAAATGATATAAAAGAAAGAGAACTTAAAAAAGAGATCAAAAACGACTCTTTTTGTAAGTGTTAAGTTTTATTCGGTTTTTACCTTTACAAGTGTGAAAAGTTCTTTTTCTTTCCTTTTACGATTCTGGCTTTTTTCTTTTTTTGCCTTAAAGATCTCTCCTTAATCGAATGTCATAAGGATCAATTTCCATGGCAAATAATGGCCTTAATGGTCAATTCAGAAGCTGGGATTAAAGGAAATAAAACTTAAGGTTTAGATCGGCCTGTAGAAAATAGTTTTAAAAAAGACATTGATCTGAAAAAATTGGATAATTCATAAATGTTAATTACTTTAAATGGACCGGTCGGGAATTGAACCCGAGGCCTCTACCATGCCAAGGTAGCGATCTTCCCCTGATCTACCGGCCCATGTTATGTTTTGCTTTGTCAGCACTCCTTCATACACTCAGTATCGTATATAAAACTGTCGCCATAAAGGCCCAGCTTCCTGTAAATAAAATTTAGAGTCTTGGAAATCCAGAATATTCGAGCAAAAGTTATAAGTAGTAAATCGAGTATTAGAAGTGTTGTCGGATTGGGATGCTTTCCCTAAAAAAGCCTTTCAACTCTGATAATTTGAAAAAACCTGATATCTGGGCCCGTAGCTTAGCCTGGTGGAGCGCACGGCTGATAACCGTGAGGTCCTGCGTTCGAATCGCAGCGGGCCCACCACAATTCAATAATCTCTTTTCGGAGAATTTTCAGGTTTTCTAAACTTTATCTGTATTCACTTCGGGCCCGTAGCTTAGCCTGGTGGAGCGCACGGCTGATAACCGTGAGGTCCTGCGTTCGAATCGCAGCGGGCCCATATACTTTTCTTATTTCTGTTGAACTTCACCTTCTTTTTGTTTGTTTTTCCCTTCCTTCTTTTTACCCCCTATCTTACTTCTTGTTTTTATCCTTATTTCGCATTCTTCTGCACACTTTCTCTGGTGAACGTATCCCAAAATTTCTTTTTTCTGGTAGTTAATGGATTTCAGGATTGATTTCAGATCAAAGCTTCAATTTATTGTTCAAAATATAAGGCTTAAAAGCGAACTTAAAATTTCTACAAAGTCCAAGTTTAGAATTTTTGAATAATCTCTCGGGAAATTTGGAGTTTTCCGCAGCTGGAATATAATCCGATATATAAATAAAATTGGTCTGAATAGTTTATTAAAATAAAACCAATTTAATGTAATATGCATTATTCTTGGGGATTATTGGGGGGCATTATTACTTTCAGTTACAGAGGCTTTTCCTCGAAGAGAGGGTTTGAATTCAGGTCATCTTACTGTCTGTATGAAGGGCACATTTTCTCCAATTTTAGTGCAGTAGATGCAGGTAAAGGAGGTATTTAATTGATAGAAGAAAACCTGGACGGTAAGAAACGATATATTGTTATTTTCAAGAATAAGAATGAAAGAAAGGATAAAGAAAAAGACAAGACAGAGATCCTTCAGCAGAGTGTGGGTCCACGGTTGCATTTTATAGATGTTGGCGTAAAAACAGCGGGTTTTGCCCCTCCTGATGATCCATATGGTCTGGTAGCTCTTGATATTAATGATTTTGAGTTTCCCATGGTATTTGCTGCTCTTAGCGAAGAAGAAGTCAATGCGTTGAAGAAGGATCCTAATGTTGCTTTAGTAGAGCCAGACGGGAAATTCTATGCTCAGGGACTCTCTCCTTACTGGCTGCCTTCTGAGGGGAATTTTTTCAGGGGCAGTGAGCTGCTGCCAGACACTCAAACAGTAATTTCAAATGGGG
The genomic region above belongs to Methanosarcina horonobensis HB-1 = JCM 15518 and contains:
- a CDS encoding nucleotidyltransferase family protein; protein product: MKACIMCGGTGTRLRPLTFKHPKPSIPILNKPSVRHLIEHLSREGFNEIVITLGYMGERIEEQLGDGHIFGVHIDYVYEKEKMGTAGGVKNAEQYLKNEPFIVLGGDHVLNLDLREMYRFHEANDAIVTMGLLSIDDPREFGIADMDINNRIHRFLEKPKSGQIFSNLASTGIYICSPEVFDWIPENKKYDFAKDLFPAMLAADEKINGVLVRGKWTDVGSSAAYRQAQRWMLDALPGTTIEGNFTTRNARIRGPLSIGNNVCIGSNSSLVGPIVIGENTIIGDNVLIGPYSVIGANCTIEDNARILSSYLFDGVFIGKGSNISGAVVADETIIGEKCSIENGTVIGHRTTIGSHSTVHSGVKIWPEVVIDKNSSIKETVVNSGYDTAQEGS
- a CDS encoding OB-fold nucleic acid binding domain-containing protein translates to MEKEEKIVVVLLVMALSSLSTAYLFFGSDLAGAGQSPGGEALQYTHESEVGEKVTLDAEVLSKRFTYTGDHLLLEVDFDSEVLSVFIPKTAGAEALSGSINEGDFISIKGKISEYEGKKEIKVERKEDITLK
- a CDS encoding FKBP-type peptidyl-prolyl cis-trans isomerase, with translation MENPRTVKKGDYILIDYTGKFEDGTIFDTTVKEKALEAGIYSEEKEYRPFFFRTDARQVIKGMDTGILGMREGEEKILKIAPEEAYGEYKDYLVQKIPLLRLELSEPPEAGERIITPGGKEVKVLDSTETCAILDFNHELAGKTLILEIKLVSIVSKPEI
- a CDS encoding FKBP-type peptidyl-prolyl cis-trans isomerase — encoded protein: MRVGKGLIYFLTILLLGSIVLGSGCTDNGSGEGRAVRSGDTVKVDYVGKLENGMVFDTSIKETAEKEGIYVQERNYIPLTFTVGAGQMISGFDEAVIGMRVGEEKTVTLPPEEAYGEYDEAQVQAVPLEELNMSEKPEVGQVYSSIYGSQFRVIAVNETHVTFDANHELAGKTLVFDIKLVSIE
- a CDS encoding FKBP-type peptidyl-prolyl cis-trans isomerase; translation: MTEDIIKNSNKKAEKGDAVSVDYVGKLEDGTVFDTSEKEVAMEAGIYNEMRDYKPLVFTVGAGQMIKGFDEGVVGMEVGEEKTLKIPPEDAYGEYMEEYARELPRDAVDFTPEVGMQLATETGLRGTITEVGEENFVVDFNHALAGKTLIFKVKVVSVEA
- a CDS encoding SdpI family protein is translated as MRKFTIAITGLVLLSFLLSIYFYPQVPEQMATHWNSQGEVDGYMSKFWGLFFMPLVITSLAVMFLIIPRIDPKKENIEKFRKYYDGFIVILILFMIAVHLQILLWNAGVQISPNAILPVGIGLLFYYIGILTENAERNWFIGIRTPWTLSSDRVWKRTNRLGGKLFKIAGIVAVFGAFFPELAIYFILVPAIAIAGITVVYSYIEYQKELKESKERPEGHET
- a CDS encoding HdeD family acid-resistance protein, whose protein sequence is MEQTAAEHVVVEYEILQVPWWLIVLEGIFAVIIGLFLLFSPVKTTITLVQILGIFWLLGGALSILSLLVDRENLGWKLLSGIMGILIGLLVFVYPLSPFVVLAFFVIILGIWSIVYGAIRVVWALKGGGLGMAVLGLLTIILGILLLINPLAGAVVLPWIYGISLVIGGIAALVGGLRMRSGRSVS
- a CDS encoding PGF-pre-PGF domain-containing protein — its product is MWQIKKVLSILFTIAFALQALAGSAAATTLYVDGAGTGNYTTIQDALNSAINGDIIMVNPGTYPGDITVPVSDLVIVSSSQYNAVIKATGSAFNLDASNTTIRNFDIIGPGSSSGYTGIMDTSSFCTIQNNKISNFSTGIGVSTGNEGGSSSIISNDIFDCGIGVSLQSTIDNKLNGNRISNCRLGIDIIDSYGTIVYNNNFNNTRNVQPTDTSSWNTTRTSGKNIIGGPYLGGNYWATPAGDGFSQTHSDANGDGIAEEPFNMNEANIDYLPLVTPRTEPSPSLPVANFQINITRGPAPLSVTFTDLSQNATSRNWDFENDGRIDSTGKTEIHVYTVPGTYTVNLTAVNGNGADSELATITVTEASNDNSEKNETEDNDASGDGGDSGSSSGGSSHKSSGGSSGGGGGGGSPEPARNVEVKELSQVFITNGKAVKFEFSKNATCVVYVGFDAIKNAGKTTTIVEQLKNKSALVSELPAGEIYKSFNIWVGNSGYATSKNIENPVIGFKVEKSWLKDKNVDEDSINLNRYEDKTWVQLPANLTGEDNIYLYFTAETPGFASFAITGKAISQVQDENDQISAENRSIGVINSEENGTEGSEPDEDSMNSNTLLSLGIVLAALAMVGLVLKTMKK